Below is a window of Nocardia asteroides DNA.
GTCTCGGCGGGCGCGGTGTCGACCTGCGGTGCGTCGGCCGGGGCCGTCTCGGTGGGTGCGCTGTCGGCCGGAGCGGTCTCGGTGGGCGCGGTGTCGGCCGGGGCGGTGTCGGCGGGCGCGGTGTCGGTGGCGGGCGTGGTGTCGAGGGAGCTCAGGTCGTCGGGGACCACCACCGGCTCGGCGGACTCCACGTCGGCCTCGGGCAGCGGGACGTTGGTGATACCGCGGCGGGGAGCGTCGCGCGGGACGGCGGCGTCGTCGCCGACGTGCGGCTGCCCCTCGTCGTCGGTGCGCTCACCGACCGGTTCGGGCCGCGGCAGCGTGGCCGCCGACCCGCCCTGACTGAAACTGAATCCACCGGCGGCGGTGTAACCACCCGACCGGTCGGTCAGCTCCTTGTCCGGCTCCGGCGGGGCCAGGGAGATCTGGCGCCGCTTGTACAGGACGAAACCCGCGACGAGCGCCACCACCAGGACGGCGGCGATCGCGGCGATCAGGATCCACGCTTGCGAACTCACCCGGCCGAGTCTATTCGGGCGACCGATTCCGGCACGTCGGCGGCGTCGGCCCGGCGGGTCGGTGGGCCGCGGCGCCCGCCGTCGGCACGCCGGGGAAACACTACAGATTCGTTGTCCTGCGGAACTTCTGGCGCCGGACCCATAGGATCGGCGGCGTGACCGATCGAAACGTGCTTGGGGGGCCGCTGGAAGAGTGCGGCACCGATCCTCTCACGGGCTTCTACCGGGACGGCTGCTGCAGCACCGGTCCGGAGGATCTCGGCAGCCACACCGTGTGCACCGTCGTGACGGCGGAATTCCTGGAGCATCAGGCGTCCATCGGCAACGACCTCAGTACTCCGCGTCCGGAGAACAACTTCCCCGGTCTGCAGCCGGGAGATCGCTGGTGCGTGGTAGCGGTGCGATGGCTGCACGCCCACGAGGACGGTGTCGCCGCGCCGGTGGTGCTCGCCGCGACACACGAGAACGCGCTGGAGGTCATCTCCATGGACATCCTGCGCAAGTACGCGGTCGACGTCCCCGACGACGTCAGCGATCTGCTCTAGCGCCGTACCCGGGGTTCGTCCGTGGCTGGGGTGTGGCG
It encodes the following:
- a CDS encoding DUF2237 family protein, which translates into the protein MTDRNVLGGPLEECGTDPLTGFYRDGCCSTGPEDLGSHTVCTVVTAEFLEHQASIGNDLSTPRPENNFPGLQPGDRWCVVAVRWLHAHEDGVAAPVVLAATHENALEVISMDILRKYAVDVPDDVSDLL